The segment GACCTGATGTCCCTGTCCTTCGAGGAGTATTGCCGCGAGGTCTTCGATCCCGAAAAGGTCTTCGAGAAGCCCGAACCTCTCAAGGGTTACCGGGTCATCGACTGCACCCAGTACATCCTGGGTCCCAGCTGCGGCAGCTACCTGGCTGAGTTGGGCGCCGAGGTCATCAAGTTCGAGATGCCGCGCCGCGGCGAGCCCATGCGGCACACCACGCCGTGGAACGAGCGCTCCCTATACCCCCTGTCGCGCTGGATGCCCGACCGGGGCACGGGCTTCGGCTTCGTCGGCGCCAACTTCAACAAGTACCACGTCACCTTGGACTTCCATAAGGAAGAGGCCAAGGAGATCTTCCGCCGCTTCGCCACCAAGGCGGACATCATGATCGAGAACTACCGGCCCGGCACCTTCGACCGCTGGGGCATCGGTCCCCGCCAGATGATGTCCCACAACCCCAACCTGATCTATTGCTGGATGGGCGGCTTCGGCGGTTGGGGCCCCGGTCGTGTGCGGGCGTCCTACGACATTCTGGGTCAGGCCCAGGGCGGTGCCTTCGGCATCACCGGCCACCCCGAGTTCCTGGGCGGCACCCCCTCCAAGCACACCATCTGGCTCGCCGACTACTGGGGAGGCATGATGGGTGTAATGAACATCCTGGCTGCTCTGTATCGCCGGGAGACCGAGGGCGGCGGCGGCACCTTCATCGAAATCTCCCAGGTGCACGGCGTTGCCCGGATGCTGGAGTACTCCCTGCCCCTCTACAAGGCCTTCGGCGTCGTCCGCCAGCGCTGGGGCAACTGGGATACCCAGCTGTGCGTCCACGGCATCGTCCAGTGCGGTCTGTCCTCCTACCCCGATTCGGAGAACCCGCAGGAGAACGAGGAAGGCTACATCCTCATCTCCGCCCACACCGATGAGGATTGGGAGAAGCTCTGCGCTGTGATGAACCGTCCCGATCTGCGCGACAAGTACCCGACCCATGCCGACCGGGTCAAGGCCGAAAGCCAGATCGAGATCTATACCGAGATCGAGAAGTGGACCAAGGACAAGACCAAGGAAGACGTCCAGGCCATTCTCGACGAGGCCGGCATCGTCAACCAGCCCGTCTGGAACTCCAAGGAAGTGGCGGAGCATCCCCACTACCACATGCGGGGCACCATCCGCTGGATGCAGGATCCCGTCTTCGGCGAAATGCTGGTCCAGGGTCCGCCCCTGCTGATGTCCGAGACCCCGCCGCGGGTCAAGTGGCTGCTGAAGCCCGTCGGCATGGACAACGAGTCGGTCTACCAGAACTTGCTGGGCTACAGCCCTGACCAGATCGCTCAGTGGGAGGAGGAGGGGGTTATTTAATACCCCCTCCCATTTCCCACCTTGCCGGCCAGGATTGCATTTGCGACTAACCGGCCAGGTCCGGGTAAAGGGGGATTTTGAATAAATGCTCGAGTGCCCTAAGTGCAAGACGATCAACTACCTTGATCCGTATGCATTCTGGAACTTCGAGGGTAACACCAAGTGCGCCGGGTGCGATACCGTGTTCTACATCAAGAAGCGCAACGGCCAGTTGGTGGACGGTCCGACGGAAACTCAAGGTGAAGTAGACCTGTTGCCGGGCTTCGCTGAAACGCCCGACTTCCAGCCCATCGAGGGCCCTGGCAAGACTCGTCCCGGCCCCCGGGCTCGGAAGGACTTCTACGGCAAGCCCACTCCCATCACCCGCAACATTCGCGGCAACCTGATCAGCGGGCGGCCGCTGCGGCCTGATGAGCTGATCGGCAGCAAGCCCCGCTTCATCGTCACGGGTGAAGGGGAGTAGCCAGCAACTCACCACTCGGCATACCGATGGGTAGAGGGCCCAGGCGGCTCCGATGAGACCGCCGCGGCTAGGACTCGTCAGGGCCCAAGAGAGGGAGGTATTATCTGTGGTCACTCGCAACAGAGACAAGATGGAGCAACGCTTCGGCGGGCTTGGTGATGGAGCAGAAACCCTCGAAATCAAAGGGCAGACCTACACCCTCTGGGACCTGATGAACAGCCTGGGTCTCGTGACCGAAGACGTCCAACCCGTCGATGCGTTCCACCTGGCGGATGAAGGCGTATATGCCGTGCGCTACTTCGATGGCCAGGACCGGGCAGTGATCGCCTTCGAGTTCGACGAGGACTTCCGCTACCTGGGGGAAATCCGAGTGCACCTGGCCGAGTACATGGGCGAGGACGAGTACTTCGAGTTCCCCTGGAACGTCGGGTGTCCGTGGACGATCTGAATCTGCCCGGTACCTTTGAATAAGGAGGAATATTTGCATGGCAGCACAAGAAAATGTCCAGTGCCTGAGCTGTGCCCACTTCGCACCCGCCTTGGACCCGGTCGTGCAAAAGGCCTTCTTGGGCTATTGCAAGAAGCGCCAGTGGCCGTTCCATGAAATGGTCCCCTTGGGCGGCATGGTTTGGATGAAGGAGCATGAATGCCCGCTCTATGAGCAGGCCCAAGAAGAGACCGACTGATTTCCCTGGGGCAATCCCAGTAATCGAGGAAGAGGAGAGAGCAGGGTTTCCCGGCTGGGCCGGGGCCCTGCTTCTCCCTGCCCAAGGCAGCCTGAGACGCAGTTAAGGAGGCTGAAGGGATGGCAGGTCTACCTATTCCCGAAAGTTATCTGCCGCCTCGCGAGTTATGGCCCGACAAGCTCTACACCCTGCCTGAGTACCAAAACATCCCCGACAAGCTGAACGTCACGGCGGAGATATTGGACCGCAATCTAGAGCTGGGGCGGGGCGACAGGGTCGCCATCTACGTGGACGACAAGCGGATCACCTACAACGAACTGGTGGAGCAGGTGAACCGCATCGGCAGCGCCCTCCAGGGCATCGGGGTGGAGTCCCCCGACCGGGTCATGATCCGCTGCCCCAACATTCCCGAGGCAGTGATTGCCAACTTCGCCATCTTGAAGATCGGCGGCGTGAGCGTGCCCACGTCGCCCATGCTGGCGGAGAAGGAAGTCGCCTATGTGGCCAACAACTGCGAGGCCAAGGTCATCTTCGTCTTCGCTCCCTTGCTGGAGCCCGTGGCCAAGGCCCGGCCCAACTTCCAGACGGTAACCCATGTGGTGGTCATTGGCGGCAACCCCGATGAAATCCGGAGCCAGGGCTTCATTCCTTGGACCGACTTCCTCAATCAAGGCTCCGACAAGCTGGAGCCCGTCCTGCGGAACCGCCTGGATGTAGCCCTCCTGCTGTACACCTCCGGCACCACGGGCATGCCCAAGGGCACCGTCAAGTTCGTGGAAGATCCCATTCTGGTGGCCGACGGCTACGGCAAGTATTGCTGGCGCATCACCGAGGACGACGTGGTGGGCGGTCCCGCACCCCTGGCCTTCGCGGCCGGCTATGCCACCGCGGGCATCATCCCCTACCGCTACGGCGCCGGCGCCTCGCTGATCGCACGGTTCACGCCGGAGCAGATGTTTGAGAACATCCAGAACCACCGTATGACCATCACCTCCATCCTGCCCACGGCCTACCGCCAGATGCTGCGCATCCCCGATGCTGAGAAGAAGTACGACCTCAGCTCCCTGCGCATGTGCACCGGCGGCGGCGAGGCCCTCGGCGAGGAGACCTTCAAGGCCTGGAAGGACCGCTTCGGCCTGGAGATCTACGAGGGCCTGGGCACCACGGAGATGATGTACGTCTTCATCACCAACGCGGTGAACCTGAAGGCCAAGGGCGGCTCCATGGGCCAGGTGGTCCCCGGCTACGAAGCCCGGGTCGTGGACGACGAGGGCAACGAAGTGCCGCCCAACACCGAAGGGTATCTGCAGGCCCGTGGGCCGACCGGCACCCTGTACTGGCGTCCCTACGAGGACGACAACCGCCTGCTGGAAGAGCAGAAGCAAGCGGTGCGCAACG is part of the Sphingobacteriaceae bacterium genome and harbors:
- a CDS encoding CoA transferase, which encodes MATTEKDLMSLSFEEYCREVFDPEKVFEKPEPLKGYRVIDCTQYILGPSCGSYLAELGAEVIKFEMPRRGEPMRHTTPWNERSLYPLSRWMPDRGTGFGFVGANFNKYHVTLDFHKEEAKEIFRRFATKADIMIENYRPGTFDRWGIGPRQMMSHNPNLIYCWMGGFGGWGPGRVRASYDILGQAQGGAFGITGHPEFLGGTPSKHTIWLADYWGGMMGVMNILAALYRRETEGGGGTFIEISQVHGVARMLEYSLPLYKAFGVVRQRWGNWDTQLCVHGIVQCGLSSYPDSENPQENEEGYILISAHTDEDWEKLCAVMNRPDLRDKYPTHADRVKAESQIEIYTEIEKWTKDKTKEDVQAILDEAGIVNQPVWNSKEVAEHPHYHMRGTIRWMQDPVFGEMLVQGPPLLMSETPPRVKWLLKPVGMDNESVYQNLLGYSPDQIAQWEEEGVI
- a CDS encoding acyl-CoA synthetase, coding for MAGLPIPESYLPPRELWPDKLYTLPEYQNIPDKLNVTAEILDRNLELGRGDRVAIYVDDKRITYNELVEQVNRIGSALQGIGVESPDRVMIRCPNIPEAVIANFAILKIGGVSVPTSPMLAEKEVAYVANNCEAKVIFVFAPLLEPVAKARPNFQTVTHVVVIGGNPDEIRSQGFIPWTDFLNQGSDKLEPVLRNRLDVALLLYTSGTTGMPKGTVKFVEDPILVADGYGKYCWRITEDDVVGGPAPLAFAAGYATAGIIPYRYGAGASLIARFTPEQMFENIQNHRMTITSILPTAYRQMLRIPDAEKKYDLSSLRMCTGGGEALGEETFKAWKDRFGLEIYEGLGTTEMMYVFITNAVNLKAKGGSMGQVVPGYEARVVDDEGNEVPPNTEGYLQARGPTGTLYWRPYEDDNRLLEEQKQAVRNGWCQTGDVVTMDEDGYFWFVSRASEMIKTSGYRVGPEEIEEALMQHPAVLDCGVIGVPDELRGEVVKAYVTLKEGFTWSDELAEEILEFLKGRIAIYKLPRAFEVIEQIPRTPTGKILRRILRDREKAKQEASD